The Lentzea guizhouensis genome contains a region encoding:
- a CDS encoding glycosyltransferase, whose product MDSELDRRIEWTGERCVPWTEDTQVVYEHYHRYALARDLVAGKRVLDLASGEGYGSAMLAETAAEVVGVDIDGPSVEHAQHNYGGPALSFVVGSITDPSVLADAAPFDVITCFEAIEHVTDHPGLLALIRARLAPGGLVLMSTPDTEVYSHQHENCNEFHLKELSEQEFADLLRSEYANVALYRQNVAVGSVITATSPVQGPVSTHTALSTGDRWTVDHGLPHTYLFAVASQQQLPALPVAAIMLDPELTLVHRTTTQLRELYEDSRAEVEQLKSTIQTLEQYRHTEEHDKLAALEAVRDSHAERERLSGELYQAQRSSERFAAVIDWMRDSATALEQRAVRAEAEVARLQRQVDEQNAVVQRALGKYRSVVEKVAPRGSTLRDTYERAMGRQPGTVAEVAPAAPATPVAVHTSEKPLVSIIVPVHGKWSYTRQCLLSIESVHSTVPFEVIVVDDASPDDSADKLAACTGVRLVRTPRNLGFIGACNLGAENAKSELLLFLNNDTEVTRGWLEALVETANSDDRIGLVGAKLVYPDGTLQEAGGIIWSDATGWNYGRNGDPNDQAVNVVRDVDYCSGAAILVRRDLFERIGGFDTRFAPAYYEDTDLAFAIRASGHRVVVQPESVVVHHEGISHGKDVSGGVKRHQELNRTVFAEKWADELARQLPGPTPANLWLARQRDPFDRGGPLVLVMDHQVPLTRMDSGSVRMRAILEELVGLGCRVVFFAANGAEHKKDADELRQLGITVLTHQERQWEFLRDVGAELSFALLSRPSVAWIMLEELRTRSPQCVIAYDTVDVHFLRLERQAALAEREEGLEAGRGLRRKASASRELELGLVRATDVTFVVSEAEQELLRRLEPEADVRVLSNVHAVDWTPTSVDGRTDVVFVGGYDHTPNRDAAEWLAKSIMPLVRKEIPDATLRLVGSNPTKDVLALDDEDAGVEVVGFAADLKPIYARARMTVAPLRYGAGVKGKVGQSISEGIPVVATSVALEGMHLMPEQDVLCGDTEAEFAAAVVRLLRDDDLWYRLSRSGKEKIAAQFGPQVARTVLEGLLK is encoded by the coding sequence GTGGACTCTGAGTTGGACCGGCGGATTGAGTGGACTGGCGAGCGGTGCGTTCCGTGGACCGAGGACACACAGGTCGTCTACGAGCACTACCACCGCTACGCCCTCGCCAGGGACCTCGTGGCCGGCAAGCGGGTGCTCGACCTCGCGAGCGGTGAGGGCTACGGCTCGGCGATGCTGGCGGAGACCGCCGCCGAGGTCGTGGGCGTCGACATCGACGGCCCGTCCGTGGAGCACGCCCAGCACAACTACGGCGGCCCCGCGCTGAGCTTCGTGGTCGGTTCCATCACCGACCCCTCCGTCCTGGCCGACGCGGCGCCGTTCGACGTCATCACCTGCTTCGAGGCGATCGAGCACGTCACCGACCACCCCGGCCTGCTGGCCCTGATCCGCGCCCGCCTGGCCCCCGGCGGCCTGGTCCTGATGAGCACGCCGGACACCGAGGTCTACAGCCACCAGCACGAGAACTGCAACGAGTTCCACCTCAAGGAGCTCAGCGAGCAGGAGTTCGCCGACCTGCTCCGCTCCGAGTACGCGAATGTCGCGCTCTACCGCCAGAACGTCGCCGTCGGCTCGGTCATCACGGCGACCAGCCCGGTCCAGGGCCCGGTGAGCACCCACACCGCCCTGTCGACCGGCGACCGCTGGACGGTCGACCACGGGCTGCCGCACACCTACCTCTTCGCGGTCGCCTCCCAGCAGCAGCTGCCCGCGCTCCCCGTCGCGGCGATCATGCTCGACCCCGAGCTCACGCTCGTGCACCGCACGACCACCCAGCTGCGCGAGCTCTACGAGGACAGCCGCGCCGAGGTCGAGCAGCTCAAGTCGACGATCCAGACGCTGGAGCAGTACCGCCACACCGAGGAACACGACAAGCTCGCCGCGCTGGAGGCGGTGCGGGACTCGCACGCCGAGCGGGAGCGGCTCTCCGGTGAGCTCTACCAGGCCCAGCGCAGCTCCGAGCGGTTCGCGGCCGTCATCGACTGGATGCGGGACTCCGCGACGGCGCTCGAACAGCGCGCGGTCAGGGCCGAGGCCGAGGTGGCCAGGCTGCAGAGACAGGTCGACGAGCAGAACGCCGTGGTCCAGCGCGCGCTCGGCAAGTACCGCAGCGTCGTGGAGAAGGTGGCGCCGCGCGGCAGCACGTTGCGCGACACCTACGAGCGGGCGATGGGCCGCCAGCCGGGCACCGTGGCCGAGGTGGCACCGGCCGCACCGGCGACGCCCGTCGCGGTGCACACCAGCGAGAAGCCGCTGGTCAGCATCATCGTCCCGGTGCACGGCAAGTGGTCCTACACCCGCCAGTGCCTGCTGAGCATCGAGAGCGTGCACTCGACGGTGCCGTTCGAGGTCATCGTCGTCGACGACGCCTCGCCGGACGACAGCGCGGACAAGCTCGCCGCGTGCACCGGCGTCCGGCTGGTCCGCACGCCGCGCAACCTCGGTTTCATCGGCGCCTGCAACCTCGGTGCCGAGAACGCGAAGTCCGAGCTGCTGCTGTTCCTCAACAACGACACCGAGGTCACCCGCGGCTGGCTGGAGGCGCTGGTCGAGACCGCGAACTCGGACGACCGGATCGGCCTCGTCGGCGCGAAGCTCGTCTACCCGGACGGCACGCTGCAGGAGGCCGGCGGCATCATCTGGTCCGACGCGACCGGCTGGAACTACGGCCGCAACGGCGACCCGAACGACCAGGCCGTCAACGTCGTGCGCGACGTCGACTACTGCTCCGGCGCCGCGATCCTGGTGCGCCGAGACCTCTTCGAGCGGATCGGCGGGTTCGACACCCGGTTCGCGCCCGCCTACTACGAGGACACCGACCTCGCGTTCGCGATCAGGGCCTCCGGGCACCGCGTCGTCGTGCAGCCGGAGTCAGTGGTCGTGCACCACGAGGGCATCTCGCACGGCAAGGACGTCAGCGGTGGCGTCAAGCGGCACCAGGAGCTCAACCGCACGGTGTTCGCGGAGAAGTGGGCCGACGAGCTCGCCCGGCAGCTGCCGGGTCCGACACCCGCGAACCTCTGGCTCGCCCGGCAGCGCGACCCGTTCGACCGGGGTGGACCGCTGGTGCTGGTGATGGACCACCAGGTGCCGCTCACGCGGATGGACTCCGGTTCCGTGCGGATGCGCGCGATCCTGGAGGAGCTGGTCGGTCTCGGCTGCCGGGTCGTGTTCTTCGCGGCCAACGGCGCCGAGCACAAGAAGGACGCTGATGAGCTGCGTCAGCTCGGGATCACCGTGCTGACCCACCAGGAACGGCAGTGGGAGTTCCTGCGCGACGTCGGCGCGGAGCTGTCGTTCGCGCTGCTGTCCAGGCCGAGCGTCGCGTGGATCATGCTGGAGGAGCTGCGCACGCGCTCGCCGCAGTGCGTCATCGCCTACGACACGGTCGACGTGCACTTCCTGCGGCTGGAACGGCAGGCGGCGCTGGCCGAACGCGAGGAGGGACTGGAGGCCGGTCGCGGTCTTCGGCGCAAGGCGTCCGCCTCGCGGGAGCTGGAACTGGGCCTGGTGCGCGCGACCGACGTGACGTTCGTGGTGTCGGAGGCCGAGCAGGAGCTGTTGCGCCGGCTGGAACCCGAGGCCGACGTGCGGGTGCTGTCCAACGTGCACGCCGTCGACTGGACACCGACCTCTGTGGACGGTCGCACCGACGTCGTGTTCGTCGGCGGTTACGACCACACGCCGAACCGGGACGCGGCCGAGTGGCTGGCCAAGTCCATCATGCCGTTGGTGCGCAAGGAGATCCCGGACGCGACGCTGCGCCTGGTCGGCTCGAACCCGACCAAGGACGTGCTCGCGCTCGACGACGAGGACGCGGGCGTCGAGGTCGTCGGGTTCGCCGCGGACCTCAAGCCGATCTACGCGCGCGCCCGGATGACCGTGGCGCCGTTGCGGTACGGCGCCGGCGTGAAGGGCAAGGTCGGCCAAAGCATCAGCGAGGGCATCCCGGTCGTCGCCACTTCCGTTGCGCTGGAAGGCATGCACCTCATGCCGGAGCAGGACGTGCTCTGCGGTGACACCGAGGCCGAGTTCGCCGCCGCCGTCGTGCGGCTGCTGCGCGACGACGACCTCTGGTACCGGTTGTCGCGCTCCGGCAAGGAGAAGATCGCGGCGCAGTTCGGCCCGCAGGTCGCCCGGACGGTGCTCGAAGGTCTGCTGAAGTAG
- a CDS encoding gamma-glutamyltransferase family protein, with amino-acid sequence MFTTRPELVGTFGMVGSTHWLASAAAMAVLEDGGNAFDAAVTAGFVLQVVEPHLNGPGGEVPVVFAKAGEAPRVLSGQGVAPAGATIEHYTGLGLELVPGSGLLAATVPGAWDGWLTLLRDYGTKSLREVLDRAIGYARDGFPILDRVVDTIDRVSDLFRDHWTTSAAQWMPGGALPARGGRFRNTALADTWEWLLAAAEAAGADREAQIEAARRAWSQGFVAAQIDEFCRTAHRDDSGRDHAGVLTGADMAVWEASYEDALTVDFGEWTLVKPGAWTQGPVLAQQLRLLEGFDLSYVDGKPTADTVHLAVEAAKLAFADREAWYGDVDDVPVDTLLSRSYAAERRALIGESASYELCPGSPDGRQPLLPKHIVSGPATLVSDPTGAIGEPTVARSGVTRGDTVHVDVVDRWGNMVSATPSGGWLQSSPTIPSLGFCLGSRAQMFWLDKGLPNSLAPGKRPRITLSPSMALRGGEAVLAFGTPGGDQQDQWQLGFWLAHRAGLNLQEAIDSPMWHSNAFPSSFYPRAWTPGELVIESRAGADVLAALRARGHQVVDAGEWTLGRLSAVSRDSSDGLLRAGANPRGAQGYAVGR; translated from the coding sequence GTGTTCACCACGCGCCCCGAACTCGTCGGAACCTTCGGCATGGTCGGTTCGACCCACTGGCTGGCCTCGGCAGCGGCGATGGCCGTGCTGGAGGACGGCGGCAACGCCTTCGACGCCGCCGTCACGGCCGGATTCGTCCTCCAGGTCGTGGAACCGCACCTCAACGGCCCCGGCGGCGAGGTGCCGGTCGTCTTCGCGAAGGCCGGTGAGGCCCCGCGGGTGCTGAGCGGCCAGGGCGTCGCGCCCGCCGGTGCGACGATCGAGCACTACACCGGTCTCGGCCTGGAACTGGTCCCCGGCAGTGGTCTGCTCGCGGCGACCGTGCCGGGTGCTTGGGACGGATGGCTCACCCTGCTGCGCGACTACGGCACCAAGTCGTTGCGCGAAGTGCTGGACCGCGCGATCGGCTATGCGCGCGACGGCTTCCCCATCCTCGACCGCGTCGTCGACACCATCGACCGCGTCTCCGACCTCTTCCGCGACCACTGGACCACCTCGGCCGCGCAGTGGATGCCCGGCGGTGCGCTGCCTGCCCGTGGCGGCCGCTTCCGCAACACCGCGCTCGCCGACACCTGGGAGTGGCTGCTCGCCGCCGCCGAGGCCGCCGGTGCCGACCGCGAGGCGCAGATCGAGGCGGCGCGCCGGGCGTGGTCTCAGGGCTTCGTGGCCGCGCAGATCGACGAGTTCTGCCGCACCGCCCACCGCGACGACTCCGGCCGTGACCACGCCGGCGTGCTGACCGGCGCCGACATGGCGGTATGGGAAGCGTCGTACGAGGACGCCCTGACCGTCGACTTCGGCGAGTGGACGCTGGTCAAGCCCGGTGCGTGGACGCAGGGACCCGTTCTCGCGCAACAGCTCCGGTTGCTGGAGGGCTTTGACCTGTCCTATGTGGATGGCAAGCCCACCGCGGACACCGTGCACCTGGCGGTCGAGGCGGCGAAGCTGGCGTTCGCCGACCGCGAGGCCTGGTACGGCGACGTCGACGACGTCCCCGTCGACACCCTGCTGTCGCGCTCCTACGCCGCCGAACGCCGTGCGCTGATCGGGGAGAGCGCTTCCTACGAGCTGTGCCCCGGTTCACCCGACGGCCGGCAACCGTTGCTGCCCAAGCACATCGTCAGCGGCCCGGCGACGCTGGTGTCCGACCCGACCGGCGCGATCGGCGAGCCCACGGTGGCCCGCTCCGGCGTGACGCGCGGTGACACGGTGCACGTCGACGTCGTGGACCGCTGGGGCAACATGGTGTCCGCGACCCCGTCCGGCGGCTGGCTGCAGTCCTCGCCGACGATCCCGTCGCTGGGCTTCTGCCTCGGCAGCCGCGCCCAGATGTTCTGGCTGGACAAGGGGTTGCCGAACTCGCTCGCACCCGGCAAGCGCCCGCGGATCACGCTCTCGCCGTCGATGGCCCTGCGCGGAGGGGAAGCCGTGCTCGCGTTCGGCACGCCCGGTGGGGACCAGCAGGACCAGTGGCAGCTCGGCTTCTGGCTCGCGCACAGGGCGGGCCTGAACCTGCAGGAGGCGATCGACTCGCCGATGTGGCACTCGAACGCGTTCCCGAGCTCGTTCTACCCGCGGGCGTGGACTCCCGGCGAGCTCGTCATCGAGTCACGCGCCGGCGCGGACGTGCTGGCAGCGTTGCGTGCGCGTGGCCACCAGGTCGTGGACGCCGGCGAGTGGACCCTCGGACGGCTCTCCGCCGTGTCGAGGGACTCCTCGGACGGACTCCTGCGCGCCGGTGCCAACCCACGTGGCGCGCAGGGGTACGCAGTCGGCCGCTAG
- a CDS encoding SDR family NAD(P)-dependent oxidoreductase, whose protein sequence is MVTGGASGLGGATARALAARGAQVFALDLPGAIEKADAVENVTYLAADVTSGEEVQAAVDTAAGSGAPLRITVNCAGIGPSTRTVGKSGPHDLDLYRKVIEVNLIGTFNVLRLAAAAMGKTEELEHGARGVIINTASIAAFDGQIGQVAYASSKGGVVGMTLPAARDLSSVGIRVLTIAPGIVDTPMLATVSDEFRAGLAAGVPFPKRLAQPSEYAQLTVSIVEHDYLNGEVIRMDGALRMAPR, encoded by the coding sequence ATCGTCACCGGTGGCGCCTCCGGTCTCGGCGGCGCGACCGCACGCGCGCTGGCGGCTCGTGGGGCGCAGGTCTTCGCGCTCGACCTGCCCGGCGCCATCGAGAAGGCCGACGCCGTCGAGAACGTCACCTACCTGGCCGCCGACGTGACCTCCGGCGAAGAGGTCCAGGCCGCCGTCGACACCGCGGCCGGCTCCGGCGCCCCGCTGCGCATCACGGTGAACTGCGCGGGCATCGGCCCCTCGACCCGCACCGTCGGCAAGTCCGGCCCGCACGACCTCGACCTGTACCGCAAGGTCATCGAGGTCAACCTCATCGGCACCTTCAACGTGCTGCGCCTGGCCGCCGCCGCCATGGGCAAGACCGAGGAGCTCGAGCACGGCGCCCGCGGCGTCATCATCAACACCGCCTCGATCGCCGCGTTCGACGGCCAGATCGGCCAGGTCGCCTACGCCTCCTCCAAGGGCGGCGTCGTCGGCATGACCCTCCCGGCCGCGCGCGACCTGTCCTCGGTGGGCATCCGCGTGCTGACCATCGCACCCGGCATCGTCGACACCCCGATGCTCGCCACGGTCTCGGACGAGTTCCGCGCAGGCCTCGCCGCGGGCGTCCCGTTCCCGAAGCGGCTCGCGCAGCCGTCGGAGTACGCGCAGCTCACCGTGTCGATCGTGGAGCACGACTACCTGAACGGCGAGGTCATCCGGATGGACGGCGCTCTCCGCATGGCTCCGCGCTAG
- a CDS encoding DUF6474 family protein: protein MARKAKTGFTPGRARNLVGVAKVVAPALIPVLAPVIVRGAGVLSEQYDRYRARRLGIDVADIGRYSGHGARLHARIVGFSESLEALRGADSNWVSKTEARLAQLLAAVRASERMPTARRKAAHRAVGTDLDVLEQELLRRLNVR, encoded by the coding sequence ATGGCGCGCAAAGCGAAGACCGGCTTCACGCCCGGCCGAGCCAGGAACCTGGTCGGTGTCGCGAAGGTGGTGGCGCCGGCGCTGATTCCGGTGCTGGCCCCCGTGATCGTTCGCGGAGCTGGGGTTTTGAGCGAGCAGTACGACCGCTACCGCGCGCGCAGGCTCGGCATCGACGTCGCCGACATCGGCAGGTACTCCGGTCACGGCGCCCGGCTGCACGCGCGGATTGTCGGTTTCTCGGAGTCGCTGGAGGCTTTGCGCGGCGCGGATTCCAATTGGGTTTCGAAGACCGAGGCACGGCTCGCGCAACTGCTCGCCGCCGTTCGCGCTTCCGAACGCATGCCGACGGCCCGGCGCAAAGCAGCGCACCGGGCCGTCGGAACGGATCTGGACGTGTTGGAGCAGGAGCTGCTCAGGCGCCTGAACGTGCGCTGA
- a CDS encoding BCCT family transporter, whose amino-acid sequence MHNQCDQPGRTDRVVFGVAAGITLAFVTWGIIGTDSLASASKTALGWVIQNLGWAFVLTASGFVLFALWLAFSRYGKIPLGRDDEKPEFKTVSWVAMMFSAGMGIGLMFYGVNEPLTHFVKPPPGTEGDPLETAMATTLFHWTLHPWAIYAVVGIAIAYGSFRRGRSSLISAAFAPLLGRRAASGWGRAIDVMAIFATLFGSAASLGLGALQIGSGLEAAGWVGQAGKGLLVAVIAILTVAFVASAVSGVAKGIQWLSNINMVLAVVLALFLFVVGPTVFILNLLPTALGDYFRELANMAGRTAASGGEATEAWLSSWTIFYWAWWISWTPFVGTFIARISRGRTIRQFVAGVILVPSGVSLVWFAILGGSAIFEQRAGADLAGQATPESQLFALLDQFPLAAVAGVVVMLLVAIFFVSGADAASIVMGTLSQQGTIRPTKPVVIFWGVLTGAVAAVMLLVGGSNALTGLQNLTIIAALPFMVVMVGLCVSLAKDLRSDPMIRREERVAEVMEEVTAHLDPGQVVEEAAVEAVTKVTGRTPDVSARSGA is encoded by the coding sequence ATGCACAACCAATGCGACCAGCCGGGCCGCACCGACCGGGTCGTGTTCGGCGTTGCCGCAGGTATCACGCTCGCCTTCGTGACCTGGGGGATCATCGGGACCGACTCGTTGGCCTCGGCGTCGAAGACCGCACTCGGGTGGGTCATCCAGAACCTGGGATGGGCCTTCGTGCTCACCGCGTCCGGCTTCGTGCTGTTCGCCCTCTGGCTCGCGTTCAGCCGTTACGGCAAGATCCCGCTCGGCCGTGACGACGAGAAGCCCGAGTTCAAGACCGTGTCGTGGGTCGCGATGATGTTCAGCGCCGGCATGGGCATCGGGCTGATGTTCTACGGCGTGAACGAGCCGCTCACGCACTTCGTGAAGCCGCCGCCCGGCACCGAGGGCGACCCCCTCGAGACCGCCATGGCCACCACGCTCTTCCACTGGACCCTGCACCCGTGGGCGATCTACGCCGTCGTCGGCATCGCGATCGCGTACGGGAGCTTCCGCCGTGGGCGGTCGTCGCTGATCAGCGCCGCGTTCGCCCCTCTGCTCGGTCGCCGGGCCGCGTCGGGGTGGGGCCGCGCGATCGACGTGATGGCGATCTTCGCCACGTTGTTCGGCTCGGCCGCCTCCCTCGGTCTCGGCGCCCTGCAGATCGGGAGCGGGCTGGAGGCGGCCGGCTGGGTGGGTCAGGCCGGCAAGGGCCTGCTCGTCGCCGTCATCGCGATCCTGACCGTGGCGTTCGTCGCGTCCGCCGTGTCGGGTGTCGCGAAGGGCATCCAGTGGCTGTCGAACATCAACATGGTGCTGGCCGTGGTGCTGGCGCTGTTCCTGTTCGTGGTCGGGCCGACGGTGTTCATCCTGAACCTGCTGCCCACGGCGCTGGGCGACTACTTCCGCGAGCTCGCGAACATGGCCGGTCGGACCGCCGCGTCCGGTGGTGAGGCGACCGAGGCGTGGCTGTCGTCGTGGACGATCTTCTACTGGGCCTGGTGGATCTCCTGGACCCCGTTCGTCGGCACGTTCATCGCGCGCATCTCCCGCGGTCGCACGATCCGGCAGTTCGTGGCCGGTGTGATCCTGGTGCCGTCCGGGGTGTCGCTGGTGTGGTTCGCGATCCTCGGCGGTTCGGCGATCTTCGAGCAGCGGGCCGGTGCCGACCTCGCCGGTCAGGCCACGCCGGAGTCGCAGCTCTTCGCGTTGCTCGACCAGTTCCCGCTGGCCGCGGTGGCCGGGGTGGTCGTGATGCTCCTGGTGGCGATCTTCTTCGTGTCCGGCGCGGACGCGGCGTCGATCGTGATGGGAACCCTCTCCCAGCAGGGCACGATCCGGCCGACCAAGCCCGTGGTGATCTTCTGGGGCGTGCTGACCGGTGCCGTCGCGGCGGTGATGCTGCTGGTCGGCGGCTCGAACGCGCTGACGGGCCTGCAGAACCTGACGATCATCGCGGCGCTGCCGTTCATGGTCGTGATGGTCGGCCTGTGCGTCTCGCTGGCCAAGGACCTGCGTTCCGACCCGATGATCAGGCGGGAGGAACGCGTGGCCGAGGTGATGGAGGAGGTCACCGCGCACCTCGACCCCGGTCAGGTGGTCGAGGAGGCCGCTGTCGAGGCCGTGACGAAGGTGACCGGCAGGACGCCGGACGTCAGCGCACGTTCAGGCGCCTGA
- a CDS encoding YcnI family protein: MSTNRFGVRTLAVLAVAGLAVLGTPVAASAHVSAQPAEFTQGGRATFAFRVPNERDNAGTTKIEVTLPQDTPLTSVRTRPMPGWKAEAVKGKLDKPVTVGGKEITEAFKTITWTAEPGTKIGVNEYQEFFVALGTLPEKDTLLLPTKQTYENGEVVDWSQPTGSDGKEPEHPAPALKLAPKKAGDDGHGGHGTTPAANETDTHAASAAGSDQTARYLGGAGLAVGALGLGFGIGAILRSRRKA; encoded by the coding sequence ATGTCCACAAATCGCTTTGGCGTGCGCACGCTCGCCGTCCTCGCCGTCGCCGGACTCGCCGTCCTCGGCACCCCCGTCGCCGCATCGGCGCACGTCAGCGCCCAGCCCGCGGAGTTCACCCAGGGCGGCCGCGCGACGTTCGCGTTCCGGGTCCCGAACGAGCGGGACAACGCGGGCACGACCAAGATCGAGGTCACGCTGCCGCAGGACACCCCGCTCACCTCGGTGCGCACCAGGCCGATGCCCGGCTGGAAGGCCGAGGCCGTGAAGGGCAAGCTCGACAAGCCCGTCACGGTGGGCGGCAAGGAGATCACCGAGGCGTTCAAGACGATCACCTGGACCGCGGAGCCCGGCACGAAGATCGGGGTCAACGAGTACCAGGAGTTCTTCGTCGCCCTCGGCACGCTGCCGGAGAAGGACACCCTGCTGCTGCCGACCAAGCAGACCTACGAGAACGGCGAGGTCGTCGACTGGAGCCAGCCCACCGGCTCCGACGGCAAGGAGCCGGAGCACCCGGCGCCCGCGCTGAAGCTCGCCCCGAAGAAGGCCGGTGACGACGGCCACGGCGGCCACGGCACGACCCCCGCGGCGAACGAGACCGACACGCACGCGGCGTCGGCCGCCGGTTCCGACCAGACCGCCCGCTACCTCGGCGGCGCCGGCCTGGCCGTCGGTGCGCTGGGCCTGGGCTTCGGCATCGGCGCGATCCTGCGTTCGCGCAGGAAGGCGTGA
- a CDS encoding copper resistance CopC family protein: MKRALIACLIAGAAVLTTAAPASAHNALISSDPKDKSSLEVGPSTVTLTFDQDVQGGKDINTISVVDANGGHYEAAGDPKITDNAVSTQVNALGKAGQYKIGYRILSADGHPVSGELTFTLTKDGTGTPTTPPNANAASGGDSGGGIPLWVWIVGAVVLLGGGVFFALRGGGGTGSSKA, encoded by the coding sequence ATGAAGCGCGCACTCATCGCGTGCCTGATCGCGGGTGCGGCCGTGCTCACCACGGCCGCGCCCGCCTCGGCGCACAACGCACTGATCAGCAGCGACCCCAAGGACAAGTCCTCGCTGGAGGTCGGCCCGTCCACGGTGACGCTGACGTTCGACCAGGACGTGCAGGGCGGCAAGGACATCAACACGATCTCCGTGGTCGACGCGAACGGCGGCCACTACGAGGCCGCCGGCGACCCGAAGATCACCGACAACGCGGTGTCGACGCAGGTCAACGCGCTCGGCAAGGCCGGTCAGTACAAGATCGGCTACCGGATCCTGTCCGCGGACGGCCACCCGGTCTCCGGTGAGCTGACGTTCACGCTGACCAAGGACGGCACCGGCACGCCCACCACCCCGCCGAACGCCAACGCGGCGAGCGGTGGCGACTCCGGTGGCGGCATCCCGCTCTGGGTCTGGATCGTCGGCGCCGTGGTGCTGCTCGGCGGCGGCGTGTTCTTCGCCCTGCGCGGCGGTGGCGGCACAGGGAGCTCCAAGGCATGA
- a CDS encoding copper resistance D family protein: MSDVRTTAPTHYRVLAGLVFGALAGIALGLVLAPPVVVAGVVDAGAAVRYGLPVTRVLLDVSATVVVGLSILPKLLGFDRPTHTEPVMRIARPAAVVAAAVWVVTALLAIILQAAELRPGSDVSIGNAVDYIATVGAGKGLLFSAACAFVYLLVGVLAVRNGESVPAELRILISMFGLLPIPVTGHASNWKYHDYSMVSMELHVLGAAAWTGGLGALMALVAYRKGLLAVALPKFSKIATTSLVVVTVTGLFNGLLELVLNPVVPFPQSMFTTGYGLLFLGKAVCAAAVAVLGARIRWKLLPQISQHKTTAIVQWAVFEITIMGLAFGLAVVLSRAPVS, encoded by the coding sequence ATGAGCGACGTCCGGACCACCGCCCCCACCCACTACCGCGTGCTCGCCGGCCTGGTGTTCGGCGCGCTCGCGGGCATCGCCCTCGGTCTCGTGCTCGCACCACCGGTGGTGGTCGCCGGGGTCGTGGACGCCGGGGCGGCGGTCCGGTACGGCCTGCCGGTCACCCGCGTGCTGCTGGACGTGTCGGCGACGGTCGTCGTCGGCCTGTCGATCCTGCCGAAGCTGCTCGGCTTCGACCGTCCCACGCACACCGAGCCGGTCATGCGGATCGCCAGGCCGGCCGCGGTCGTCGCCGCGGCGGTCTGGGTGGTGACCGCGCTGCTCGCGATCATCCTGCAGGCCGCCGAGCTGCGGCCGGGCAGCGACGTCAGCATCGGCAACGCGGTCGACTACATCGCGACGGTCGGTGCCGGCAAGGGCCTGCTGTTCAGCGCGGCCTGCGCGTTCGTCTACCTGCTGGTCGGCGTGCTGGCGGTGCGCAACGGCGAGTCGGTGCCCGCCGAGCTGCGGATCCTGATCTCGATGTTCGGCCTGCTGCCCATCCCGGTCACCGGTCACGCCTCCAACTGGAAGTACCACGACTACTCGATGGTCTCCATGGAGCTGCACGTGCTGGGCGCGGCGGCGTGGACGGGCGGGCTCGGCGCGTTGATGGCACTGGTGGCCTACCGCAAGGGACTGCTCGCGGTCGCGCTGCCGAAGTTCTCCAAGATCGCCACCACCAGCCTGGTCGTCGTCACGGTGACCGGCCTGTTCAACGGCCTGCTGGAGCTGGTCCTCAACCCGGTCGTGCCATTCCCGCAGTCGATGTTCACCACCGGCTACGGCCTGCTGTTCCTCGGCAAGGCGGTGTGCGCGGCCGCGGTCGCGGTGCTCGGCGCGCGCATCCGGTGGAAGCTGCTGCCGCAGATCTCGCAGCACAAGACCACGGCGATCGTGCAGTGGGCGGTCTTCGAGATCACGATCATGGGCCTGGCGTTCGGCCTGGCCGTCGTGCTGAGCCGCGCACCGGTCAGCTGA